The sequence AGAAGCAACGCCAGGAAATGCTCCGCCGGATGTGGCAACGCGTGAATGGCGATCCGATCGATCTCGTGGCTTGATCTGACCACTGATACTCAACTGTGATAGATGACGAGGCCGGCGCGATGCGCCGGCCTCTTTGTTGCGCGAGCGCCCGTGATGGCGCGCAATGCGCAGCTTCGGCGCTTCGACAGCGCAACATCGCGCGTCCCCAATCTTACCCATCTTCCATGTTGTACGGCGGACTATTTGTGGGTCGAACTTTAAATGTATGAGCACCCCGATCTCTGGCATCGCTTCGTCCCAGACTGCGGATGGGAACTCGGTCAAGAAGGGCTACGGCCTGAAGACCGAGGACTTCATCAAGATGATGATCACCCAGCTTCAGAACCAGGACCCGATGGAGCCGGCCAAGAACGGTGAGCTGCTGCAGCAGATGTCGCAGATCGGCCAGCTCGAGTCGTCGACCGCGTTGCAGGAAAACCTGAAGACGATGGTCGTGCAGAACCAGATCGGCTCGGCCGCGGGGTTGATCGGCAAGAAGGTCGGTGGCCTTGGCAGCGACGACAAGCCACTCGAGGGCACCGTGAGCTCCGTCAAGGTCACCAGCGACGGCGTCTCGCTCGAGCTGGACAACGGTTACACGCTGCCCTTGGCTCGCGTCACCGACATTGCCACCGACGGCGCGTCGAACTAGCGCCAACAGACTGGCACGCTTGATCAAGCGCACGCGGACGCATTAGCGACTCGAAGACGAAGGAACACATCAGATGGCATTGACCAGCACGCTTTTCACTGGCCTTTCGGGGCTCGACGTCAACCAGACGCGCCTGAACGTGGTCGGAAACAACATCGCCAACGTGAACACGGTTGCGTTCAAGGGCAGCCGGGCGATCTTCAAGCCGCAGTTCTACGTTACCGATGGCGCCGGCACGCCGCCCGACGCGCAGTTCGGTGGTGTGAACCCCAGCCAGCGCGGCCTGGGCGCCGTGGTCGCGTCGATCGAGAAGAACTGGACGCCCGGCTCGCTCGAGCCCACCGGTAAGAACACCGACATGGGCATCGACGGTGAGGGCTTCTTCATCGTGCAGGGCAAGGAACAGATGTTTACGCGCGACGGCTCGTTCAAGCTGAACGCCGACAACCAGCTCGTCACCAGCGCCGGTGATTACGTGCAGGGCTTCGGCGTGGACGCCGACGAGAACATCATCCCCGGCCAGCTGCAGCGCCTTGAGATTCCCGTCGGTGGCCTGACCAAGGCGCGGGCGACGGAGAACGTGAACCTGATCGGCAACCTGAAGGCCGACGGCCCGGTCGCGGCCGGCGCAAGCATTCTGAATAGCCCGCCATTGACGATTCGTGCCGGTGCGGTTGGCGCGGGCACTGCGCCGACCGCAACCACACCGTTAACGGATCTGGCGCTGGCGTCCGATCCTGCGACGGCGTTGTTCGCGGGCACGGAGATGCTGACGCTGAGCGCGAAGAAGGGCGGCCGCAGCCTGCAGACCGGGTCGCTCGACACCGCCGGCATGACGGTCGCCGACCTGCAGAACTACATGCGTTCCAGCTTCCAGATCGACACGACCGTGCCCACCGTGGCCGGCACGCCGGCGGCGGGCGGGTCGCTGTTGACGCTCGGCACTGACCCGGCGGGCAGCGCGCGGTTGTCGTTCGTCGGCAACACCGGAAAGGAGAACGCGCTGGCGATCACCGGCGCTGGCCTTGGCACGAATGCCGGCACCGCGCCGATCTCGTTCACCGACGGCACCGACGGCACCTACACCAGCGACCCCACCGGTGAAAGCGTCCACACCAGCTTCATCGTCTACGACTCGCTCGGCACGGCGCTGAACGTCGACGTGACGGCCGTGCTGGAATCGAAGTCGGACGCGGGCAACACGTGGCGCATCTTCGCCAGCAGCCGCGACGACACCGACACCGCCGCCCCCGTCAGCGCCACCAACAATGGCGCGCTGCTGGGCAACGGCACGCTCACGTTCGACAAGGACGGTAAGCTGATCGAAAGTACCGGCACCACGCTCACGGTCGACCGCACCGCCACCGGCGCGGGCTCGCCGGTGACCTTCGCGCTCGGGCTCGAGGGCGTCTCGCAGCTATCGGACACAACCGGCCAATCGGATCTGAAGGCCAGCGACCAGGACGGCCGCGAGATCGGCAGCTTGAGCGGCTATTCGGTGGGCGCCAACGGCACGATCACCGGCACGTTCACCAACGGCCTGACGCAGGCGCTGGGCCAGGTCGCCGTCGCCACGTTCAACAACCCCTTGGGCCTCGAGGACAAGGGCGGCAACATGTACATCACCGGCGCCAACAGCGGCGTGCCGATCATCGGCAGCCCGTTGACCTTGGGCGCGGGCGCCGTGCGATCGGGATCGCTGGAACTAAGCAACGTCGATCTGTCGGAGGAGTTCATCAACATGATCATCTCCAGCACGGGCTTCTCGGCGTCCAGCCGGGTCATTACGACGAGCGACCAATTGATTCAGGAATTGTTGAACGCCGCCCGATAACCTATTTAGCAGTAGGCTTGCCCATCGTCTTCTCCGCGTTTCGGGGAGAGAGACGATGGGCAAGCCCATCGCTAAACCAAAGAGGCCGGGTCGAGGATCGACCCGCGCGAGACAGGGACACTGAAAGGCAGGATGCCGCAATGATCACCCTCACCCGTCTGAACGGCCAGCAATTCATCATGAACGCCGAGAAGATCCGCTACGTCGAGGCGACGCCCGACACGGTGATCTGTGCCGATACCGGCGAAAAGCTGATGGTGAAGGAAACGCTAAAGGAAGTCATGCAGCGCGCGATCGACTACGCGCGGGTCATCCGTCGACCCATCACGGACTAGCGCAATAACTGCCGAACTAAAACGGAAAGCGCTACTAGATAGATCATCGTCCGATCATCCACTGCACTAACCGGCACAGATTGCCGATACATCCATAGATGATGTGTCGGCTCGCGCCATTTCTGGCGCGGGTCTGCGCCCAACGAAGGGTTGATCCAAGATGGCCGAAGAAGCAAAGAAAAAGCCCGACGCCGCTCCCGCAGGTGACAAAGGGGGCGAGAAGGACGGTCACGGCGCCAAGAAGGCCGGTGGCATCGCTGCGCTGCTCGGGAAGACCCCGGTCATGCTCGGCGGCATCATGCTGCTGGAAGCAGTCGTGCTCTTCGCGGGGTTCAAATTCATTGGAGGCGGGGCCCCTCGGTCGGCGGCCGGAGCGGAACTGGTCGCGGTTGAAGGTGAACACGGCGCGGCGGCCGGTGACGGTCACGGTGGTGGCACCGGGGCGGCGATCGACAAGCGCAAGGCGGCGGAGGTTCAGGTACTGGACATCAAGGCGCCCAACAAACTGTCGGGCCGCACGTTCCTGTACGACGTCAGCATCTTCGTCTCCACGCGCGCCGAGCATCAGGAAGCCGTGCAGGCGACGATCAAGGAGCGAGAGGCCTTGATAAAAGACCGCGTCCGCACCATTATTGCTCAGAGCGATCCGGAAAAACTAGGTGGCGGCTCCGAACCCGGGCTCGAGACGCTGCGTAGACAGGTTAAGTACCAGCTGGACGAGATCGTCGGTGAAGGATTGATCGACGAAGTGCTCGTTCCACGCTGCATCCCGTATCGCACCGACTACTGATTCACCGCCTGGCAGGACGCCGGCGGGTGAATCGCCTCTGAGGCAGGATGCCGACGAGGGCGCGACCCGCACCGGGACTGCCAAGGATGGTGACGAATGGCTGAGACCGATCCCACCTCGCCGGGCGCTGCGCCCGAACCCACCAACGCCGTCGATGCCGACCTTGCCGCCGCACTTGCGGGCGCCGTCGATCCGTCGGCCGACCAGCAGTCCATCGACGACCTCCTTCAGTCTGCCAGCTTCGAGGACCCCAGCGCGGTTGAGGGCGCGTCCGTCCCTGCCGACGTCAACGAGTACAAGCTGCCGAACTTCTCGCAAGTGGTGACCGATGCGCAGGTCTCCAGCATCGATCTGCTGCGCGACGTCGAGCTGAACGTGAAGATCGAGCTCGGCCGGTCGCAGATGCTGGTCGAGGACGTGCTGAAGCTGGCCGAGGGATCGGTGGTTGAACTGGACAAGCTGGCCGGCGACCCGGTCGACGTCTTCGTGAACGACCGGTTGATCGCCCGCGGCGAAGTGCTGGTGCTGAACGACAACTTCTGCGTGCGCGTCAACGAGATCGTCGCCGGCGCCAAGGAAGAGGGGCTGTGATCGGTTCGTGCCGACATCTGCGACATCGCGGGCGCATCGCGCTGCTTCTGCTGGCGATGGCCGCCGCTGAAGGTTCGTTCGCAGCCCACCTGCTGGCCCAGCCAGTTCCCGCCAATTCGCCTGCCGACGTCACCCAACCCCTCGTCCTCGCGCCGGCCGAGGAAAGCGCCTACTCGGGCACGATGCTGCGCCGGTCACGCGCGCCCGGTGAGAAAGACGCGGCCTCCACTGACGACACAACGGCGGTGGCGGCCGCGCCTGATACAGGCTTTGGCACCGCACGGCTGATCATGTCGCTGGGGCTCGTGCTGGCGATCATCTTTGTGCTGAAGCACTTCGGGCAGCGCTGGTTCGTGCCGGGTGCGGTGAAGGGTGGATCGAAGACGGTCGAAACGCTATCGCGTTCCATCATCGGCCCCCGGCAGCACGTGCTGCTGATCCGCGTCGGTCGCCGGCGGGTCTTGGTCGTCGCCGACAGTGGCGGGAAGCTGTCGCAGTTGGATCAGATCACCGACGCCGACGAGATCGCGGAGCTAACTGCCCAGGTCCGCACCGACAAGCTCGGCCCCGCCAGCACGGCTTTCGCCGGCCTGTTCGGCAAGAGCGCCGAGAAGTTTGAGAACATCGGCCCAGATAAGCGCGAGGACAAGGAAGACTTGGTCGACCCGGAAATGGTCGACACATCGGTTGCGGTCACGCAGAGCGAACTTCAGGGTTTGTTAGAGAAGGTTCGCGGCGTGTCGAGCCGGATGGGCAGATAGATACTTCCGGTCCCTCTCCCATGTACTCAAGGGAGAGGTTAGGTCAGGGTAATTTCGAACTGCTGAAAGTCTCTCGGCAGTACGAATCACCATCACCTAGCCTCTCCCGGAGTACCGGGAGAGGGACCGGACGCGACTGAATGATGCGTGAGCAGGATGCTCGCGTTGGAACGACCGGGGAAGAACGTCATGAGCACGGATGCTCTATCGATCGTCTCGCGCTGGCGCGCCTGGCTGTGGTGCGCCGTCATCGTACTCTCGTCGGTCACGCCCGCGTTTGCCCAGCAGATCCCGCCGAATCCCACGCCCGGCGAACCGTTCATCGCGCCAACGTCGGTGGATGGGGGCCCGAATGCCGCGGTCGATCTTCCTGCCAATTCGCCGTTCAACCTGAACGGCAAGCTGCCGGACATCAGCTCGCCCGAGAACTTCTCGGCGGCGATGCAGATGATCATCCTGCTCACGGTGCTGTCGTTGGCGCCGGCGATCCTGATCATGATGACCAGCTTCACGCGCATGATCATCGTGCTGTCGCTCTTGCGGCAGGCGCTGGGCACGCAGTCGTTGCCGCCGAACCAGATCCTGATCGGGCTGGCGATGTTCATGACGTTCCTGGTGATGGGCCCCACGATGCAGAAGATCAACGAGACGGCGCTGCAGCCCTACATGGACGGGCAGATGGATCAGAAGACCGCGCTCAGCCGCGCGGTGGTGCCGATGCGCGACTTCATGATCAAGCAGATCGTCGCAGCGGATAACGATGCCGACGTCGATCTGTTCGCCGACTTCGCCGGTAAGCCGCGCGCGGAAAGCTGGGACGACGTCGGCACGATGACGCTCATCCCTGCCTTCGTCTTAAGCGAACTGAAGACGGCGTTCATCCTCGGCTTCAAGGTGTACCTGCCGTTCCTGATCATCGACATGGTCATCTCTACGGTCCTCATCAGCATGGGCATGATGATGCTGCCGCCGGCCATGATCTCGTTGCCATTTAAGCTGTTGCTGTTCGTTTTGGTCGACGGTTGGCACTTGATTACGCAACGGCTAATGGGTAGTTTCGTCGCATAAGTTTTCAGCAGCCTGACGAGCGGCCATGGATGGCCCAATAAGCAGGCAACGGGACAGGGCAGTCCCGTGATTCAGCTGACACTCTTCGAGCAATTCGAGGGTGCCGGCGACACTCAGGGAAGGGTGTGACAGATGGGCGTCAACCTCGATCTCGGACAGGCGGTCGACCTGGTCCGCCACGCGTTAATCCTCATGCTGCTGGTGTCTGCGCCCATGCTGGTGATCGGCATGGTGGTCGGCATCGTCGTGTCGCTGTTTCAAGCGGTCACGCAGATCCAGGAGCAGACCCTCACCTTCATCCCCAAGATCGTCTCCATGGTCGCCGCCGCGATCATCCTCATGCCCTGGATGACCAATCGGCTGCTGGAGTACACCGCCAGCATGTTCCTGACGGGCGAGGTGCCGTAGGGAAATTTGCGGTTTGCGATTGCCGATTTGCGATTGAAGAAGCAGCCGTTCAATCCCAAATTCCAATCGCAAATCGGCAATCGCAAATCGCAGATGATTCAAGACCTGCTCAACTTCGTCCCCGTTTACGTGCTCGTGCTCGTGCGCGTGGCGGCGATGATGTTGTTCGCGCCCATCCTCGGCAGCAGCCGGATTCCCAAGCGCGTGAAGGGATTGCTGGCGATCATGCTGGCGATGGGGTTGGCGTCGGGCGTCACGGTGCCGCCGGTCATTCCCGAATCGCTGGGGGCGCTCACGGTCGGCATTGCCGGCGAGATCGTCTTCGGGCTGTCGATGGGCATCGTCATGTCGATGTCGTTCATCGCGGCGCAGTGGGCGGGCGAGATCATCGGCCAGCAGATGGGCCTGCAGATGGCCGAGGTGTTCGATCCGCAGTACGGCTCGCAGGGATCGCTCGTGGGCGACATGTACTACATGCTCGCGACCGTCACGTTCCTGTCGATCGGCGGGCACCAGATCATGATTCGCGCCGTCGGCGAGAGCTTCCGCCATTTGCCGCTGCTCAGCGTCGGCATGAACGCGCAGCTGTTCGAGTTGCTCATCGGCCTCGTGCAGGCGTCGGCGGTCATCGCGTTTCGGTTGGCCGCCCCGGTGCTGGTGACGATGCTCGTGGTCGATCTGGCCTTGGGACTCATCGGCAAGGCCATGCCGCAGTTCAACGTGATGGCCGCCGGCATGACGCTGCGGTCGGCGGTCGGCATCTTCATCGTCATCGTGGGCCTCGGGCTCACGAGCGAGGTGATCCGGGATTCAACGCTCGACAACCTCGACACCGTCGTCGCGGCGTTCCGTGGAACGGTGTAGGGGCGGGCCTCCGTGCCCGCCCGTTTTGGCTGGATAGCGAACCGCGTGTGCGAGATGAAGGAGGGCAGGCACGGAGGCCTGCCCCTACGAAGACGTGTTCGTCACGGATAACGACCCATGGCAGCAGACGACGCTGGTGACAAGACCGAGGCCCCGACCCCCAAGCGCCGCCAGGAGGCGCGCGATCAGGGGAACGTCGCGCGCAGCGCCGACATCGGGCCGGCGGTCCTCATCATCATGTCGATGATCCTGCTGAAGGCCTACGGCGAGGGCGTCGTCACCGCGCTGAAGATGCTGCTGCTCGACACGTTCGGCGAGGGGGCGTTCACCGACTTCACCGGCTTGAACATCGGCGGGCGCATCGTGAAGAACCTCGTGGCCGTCGCGCTGGCGGCGGCGCCGATCTGCATTGGCATGATGATCACGGGCATCTTCGTCAACGTGCTGCAGGTCGGCTTCCGCTTCAACACGAAGAAGCTTCAGCCGAACATGAAGGCGCTCAACCCGATCAAAGGGCTGGGCAACCTGTTCGGCAAGAAGCGCGGCCTCGTGCCGGTGCTGATGAACTTCGTGAAGTTCACGGTGATCGCCGTCCTCGCCTATCAGGCCGTCGCCGATCGCGTGCTGATGATCGTGTCGTCGCAGACCCTCGAGTTCCAGCAGATCTTCCACCTGGCCTCGGGCATCATCTACTCCATCGCCATCCGCATCGGCATCGTGCTGCTGGTACTGGCCATTCTCGATTACGCCTACCAGTGGTGGAAGATCGAGAAGGATTTGAAGATGACCAAGCAGCAGGTGAAGGACGAGATGCGCTCGATGGACGGCGACCCGCAGATGAAGGCCCGCCGCAAGCAGATGGCAATGGACCGGCTGCGCAAGCAGGTGAAGGCCAACGTGCCGACCGCCGACGTCATCGTCACCAACCCCACGCACTACGCGATCGCGCTGAAGTACGACGCCGGCACCATGCACGCCCCGCGCGTCGTCGCCAAGGGCAAGGGGCCGTTGGCCTTGCACATCCGCGAGATCGCGATCGCGCACGGCATCCCGATCCTCGAGCGCAAGCCGTTGGCGCGGGCGTTGTACAAGATGGTGGAGGTGGGGCAGGAGATTCCGGAACAGTTTTACTCGACCGTCGCCGAGATCCTGGCGTACGTATGGGAGTTGAGCGGAAAGTTGAAGAGGCAGAGCGCCTAGTCGTACCACGGGCGGCCCGCCCGTGTTTTGGATGAGTAAGAAGGACACGGGCGGGCCGCCCGTGGTACGGAGGAGGCGGAAGCGCGCTCCGGCCGTGGCATGGGCGTCTCGCCCATGCGTGTGGACTGGAACGGAAAGCGTGATTTATGGCCGACCGCGCCGGCCATGCAGGCCGGCACAAATGAGATCACTTGGCCCTATGACAAGCATGGGCGAGACGCCCATGCCACGGTCGGACGGGTGCCACAGGTCGCGGTACGCCGAGACTTGTGTCTTCGTCCAGTAAGTCAGACACAGGTCTACGAGTACGCCGACCTGTGGCACCGGGACCCGGCAATCAGCGAGAAGCATATGGGCAACGAAATCTATTCTTCGGGTGACGAAATCCACTCTTCGCCTCGCGAACTCCACTCTTCGCGCGACGAAATCCACTCTTTGCGGAACGAAATCCACTCTTCGCGCGACGAAATCCAGTCTTCGCGCCGCGAAATCCACTCTTTGCGCGACGAAATCTATTCTTCTCGCCGCGAAATCCATTCTTCGCGCGACGAAATCCATTCTTTGCGCCCCGAGATCCACTCTTCTCGCCGCGAAATCCAGCGCCCAGCGAATGAAATCATGCTATTGGGCGCATAGATCGTAATAGCGGACCATCGACCACGAACCGCCGACCGATAAACCATGGCAACCGCAGTCGCACCCAACCCCTTCTTCGCCAAGCTGCACGAGCATCGCGGGATGATCTTCCCGATCTCGTTCATCGCGTTGCTCGCGGTGCTGTTGGTGCCGTTGCCGCCGTTTATATTGGACCTGTTGTTGGTCCTGAACATCACGATCGCCATCATCGTGCTGGTCACGACGATCTACATCAAGAGCCCGCTGGAGTTCGCGGTCTTTCCGTCGTTGTTGTTGGCCGTCACGCTGTTTCGGCTGGTGCTGAACGTGGCGACGACGCGTCTGATCCTTAACGCCAGCGGCACGCCCGAGGAAGCGTTGCACGCCGCCGGTGAGGTCGTGATGCGGTTCAGCGAGTTCGTGACGGGCGGCAAGATGATCGTCGGCGTGATCATCTTCGTGATCATCTTCATCATCCAGTTCGTCGTGATCACCAAGGGTGCCACGCGCATCAGCGAAGTGGCTGCGCGGTTTACGTTGGACGCCATGCCCGGCAAGCAGATGGCGATCGACGCCGACCTGAACGCCGGCATCCTCACCGAGCCCGAGGCCCGCAGGCGCCGCAGCGAGATCTCGCAGGAAGCCGACTTCTACGGTGCGATGGACGGTGCCAGCAAGTTCGTGCGCGGCGACGCGGTGGCGGCCATCATCATCACGTTCATCAACGTGCTCGGCGGCATCTACGTCGGCATGGTCGAAAACGGCTGGGAGATATGGCACTGCCTGGAGCTGTACACGAAGCTGACGATCGGCGACGGCCTGGTGAGCCAGGTGCCGGCGTTCATCACGACCCTCGCCGCTGGTTTGATCGTCACGCGCACCAGCAGCAAGAACGATCTCGGCGACGAGATGCTCGGCCAGATGCTGGCCAAGCCCAAGGCGCTCATCATCGCGGCGGGCTTTTTGATGGCGATGTCGTTCACCGGGTTGCCCGCGTTTCCGCTGTTGATCCTGGGCGCCTGCTGCGGCGGGCTGGCGTTCGTGATGAACCGCAGCGAGAACCGCACGATCGCCGCGGCCGCCGCCAAGGAGAGCGAGCAGACGCAGGCGGCCGCCAAGGAACCGGAAAAGGTCGAGAAGCTGCTGGACGTCGACACGATGGAGCTGGAAGTGGGCTACGGCCTCGTGCGGCTGGTCGACACGACCAAGGGCGGCGATCTGCTCGACCGCATCAGCCTGATTCGCCGGCAGATCGCGGTGGACCTTGGCATCATCGTGCCGCCCATCCGCATTCGCGACAACATGCAATTGTCGGCCAACGACTACGCGATCAAGATCAAAGGCCAGACCGTGGCGCGCGGCGTGACCTACCCCGAACAGTACATGGCCATGGACAACGGCGCCGTGAGCGGCCCGATCCCCGGCGGCACGCAGACGATCGAGCCCGCCTTCGGCCTGCCGGCGTACTGGATTACGGAAAGCGAGCGCGGGCAGGCCGAACTCTTGAACTACACCGTCGTAGAAGCCACTGCGGTTCTCGCGACACACCTCACGGAGGTCGTGAAGCAGCACGGTTACGAGCTGTTGACGCGGCAGGAAGTGAAGAACCTCGTCGAGAACCTGAAGGTGCGCGTGCCGGCGTTGATCGAGGAAGTGATCCCGACGCAGATCAAACCGGGCGAGTTGCAGAAGGTGATGCAGAACCTGCTGCGCGAGCGCGTGCCGGTGCGCGATCTGGAGACGATCATCGAAACGCTCGGCGACTGGGCGACGCGCACGAAAGATCTGGACGTTCTGACGGAATATGTGCGCTCGGCATTGGCACGGACGATCTGCAAACAGTATGTTGATGACGCTGACAAACTCTGGTGCGTAACGCTTGATCCGGCCATGGAAGACCTGATCAACTCGCACCTGGAGCGCAGCGAGCGCGGCACGACCAACACGATGCCGCCAGTGACGGCCCAACAGGTGGTCCAGAACATCGCCGAGAAGATGAACGAGCTGACCGCGATGGGACGGTCGGCGGTCATCCTCTGCAGCCCGACGATAAGGGGGCCGCTTCGGCGCATGATCGAGACCGGCCTGCCCCACGTGGCCGTGCTGGCGTACAACGAGGTCGTGAGCGACGTCGCCGTTGAAGCGGTGGCGCTGGTGGGAATGAACGGGTAGGATGGTATTTTCGATTTGAGATTTGCGATCTGCGATTGAAGCGGCGAGATGGACGTCTGCTCTTCAATCGGCAATCGCAAATCGCAA is a genomic window of Tepidisphaeraceae bacterium containing:
- a CDS encoding flagellar hook capping FlgD N-terminal domain-containing protein, which gives rise to MSTPISGIASSQTADGNSVKKGYGLKTEDFIKMMITQLQNQDPMEPAKNGELLQQMSQIGQLESSTALQENLKTMVVQNQIGSAAGLIGKKVGGLGSDDKPLEGTVSSVKVTSDGVSLELDNGYTLPLARVTDIATDGASN
- a CDS encoding flagellar hook-basal body complex protein gives rise to the protein MALTSTLFTGLSGLDVNQTRLNVVGNNIANVNTVAFKGSRAIFKPQFYVTDGAGTPPDAQFGGVNPSQRGLGAVVASIEKNWTPGSLEPTGKNTDMGIDGEGFFIVQGKEQMFTRDGSFKLNADNQLVTSAGDYVQGFGVDADENIIPGQLQRLEIPVGGLTKARATENVNLIGNLKADGPVAAGASILNSPPLTIRAGAVGAGTAPTATTPLTDLALASDPATALFAGTEMLTLSAKKGGRSLQTGSLDTAGMTVADLQNYMRSSFQIDTTVPTVAGTPAAGGSLLTLGTDPAGSARLSFVGNTGKENALAITGAGLGTNAGTAPISFTDGTDGTYTSDPTGESVHTSFIVYDSLGTALNVDVTAVLESKSDAGNTWRIFASSRDDTDTAAPVSATNNGALLGNGTLTFDKDGKLIESTGTTLTVDRTATGAGSPVTFALGLEGVSQLSDTTGQSDLKASDQDGREIGSLSGYSVGANGTITGTFTNGLTQALGQVAVATFNNPLGLEDKGGNMYITGANSGVPIIGSPLTLGAGAVRSGSLELSNVDLSEEFINMIISSTGFSASSRVITTSDQLIQELLNAAR
- a CDS encoding flagellar biosynthetic protein FliO yields the protein MIGSCRHLRHRGRIALLLLAMAAAEGSFAAHLLAQPVPANSPADVTQPLVLAPAEESAYSGTMLRRSRAPGEKDAASTDDTTAVAAAPDTGFGTARLIMSLGLVLAIIFVLKHFGQRWFVPGAVKGGSKTVETLSRSIIGPRQHVLLIRVGRRRVLVVADSGGKLSQLDQITDADEIAELTAQVRTDKLGPASTAFAGLFGKSAEKFENIGPDKREDKEDLVDPEMVDTSVAVTQSELQGLLEKVRGVSSRMGR
- the flhA gene encoding flagellar biosynthesis protein FlhA; this encodes MATAVAPNPFFAKLHEHRGMIFPISFIALLAVLLVPLPPFILDLLLVLNITIAIIVLVTTIYIKSPLEFAVFPSLLLAVTLFRLVLNVATTRLILNASGTPEEALHAAGEVVMRFSEFVTGGKMIVGVIIFVIIFIIQFVVITKGATRISEVAARFTLDAMPGKQMAIDADLNAGILTEPEARRRRSEISQEADFYGAMDGASKFVRGDAVAAIIITFINVLGGIYVGMVENGWEIWHCLELYTKLTIGDGLVSQVPAFITTLAAGLIVTRTSSKNDLGDEMLGQMLAKPKALIIAAGFLMAMSFTGLPAFPLLILGACCGGLAFVMNRSENRTIAAAAAKESEQTQAAAKEPEKVEKLLDVDTMELEVGYGLVRLVDTTKGGDLLDRISLIRRQIAVDLGIIVPPIRIRDNMQLSANDYAIKIKGQTVARGVTYPEQYMAMDNGAVSGPIPGGTQTIEPAFGLPAYWITESERGQAELLNYTVVEATAVLATHLTEVVKQHGYELLTRQEVKNLVENLKVRVPALIEEVIPTQIKPGELQKVMQNLLRERVPVRDLETIIETLGDWATRTKDLDVLTEYVRSALARTICKQYVDDADKLWCVTLDPAMEDLINSHLERSERGTTNTMPPVTAQQVVQNIAEKMNELTAMGRSAVILCSPTIRGPLRRMIETGLPHVAVLAYNEVVSDVAVEAVALVGMNG
- the fliR gene encoding flagellar biosynthetic protein FliR — translated: MIQDLLNFVPVYVLVLVRVAAMMLFAPILGSSRIPKRVKGLLAIMLAMGLASGVTVPPVIPESLGALTVGIAGEIVFGLSMGIVMSMSFIAAQWAGEIIGQQMGLQMAEVFDPQYGSQGSLVGDMYYMLATVTFLSIGGHQIMIRAVGESFRHLPLLSVGMNAQLFELLIGLVQASAVIAFRLAAPVLVTMLVVDLALGLIGKAMPQFNVMAAGMTLRSAVGIFIVIVGLGLTSEVIRDSTLDNLDTVVAAFRGTV
- the flhB gene encoding flagellar biosynthesis protein FlhB — encoded protein: MAADDAGDKTEAPTPKRRQEARDQGNVARSADIGPAVLIIMSMILLKAYGEGVVTALKMLLLDTFGEGAFTDFTGLNIGGRIVKNLVAVALAAAPICIGMMITGIFVNVLQVGFRFNTKKLQPNMKALNPIKGLGNLFGKKRGLVPVLMNFVKFTVIAVLAYQAVADRVLMIVSSQTLEFQQIFHLASGIIYSIAIRIGIVLLVLAILDYAYQWWKIEKDLKMTKQQVKDEMRSMDGDPQMKARRKQMAMDRLRKQVKANVPTADVIVTNPTHYAIALKYDAGTMHAPRVVAKGKGPLALHIREIAIAHGIPILERKPLARALYKMVEVGQEIPEQFYSTVAEILAYVWELSGKLKRQSA
- the fliP gene encoding flagellar type III secretion system pore protein FliP (The bacterial flagellar biogenesis protein FliP forms a type III secretion system (T3SS)-type pore required for flagellar assembly.), which produces MSTDALSIVSRWRAWLWCAVIVLSSVTPAFAQQIPPNPTPGEPFIAPTSVDGGPNAAVDLPANSPFNLNGKLPDISSPENFSAAMQMIILLTVLSLAPAILIMMTSFTRMIIVLSLLRQALGTQSLPPNQILIGLAMFMTFLVMGPTMQKINETALQPYMDGQMDQKTALSRAVVPMRDFMIKQIVAADNDADVDLFADFAGKPRAESWDDVGTMTLIPAFVLSELKTAFILGFKVYLPFLIIDMVISTVLISMGMMMLPPAMISLPFKLLLFVLVDGWHLITQRLMGSFVA
- a CDS encoding flagellar FlbD family protein; translated protein: MITLTRLNGQQFIMNAEKIRYVEATPDTVICADTGEKLMVKETLKEVMQRAIDYARVIRRPITD
- the fliQ gene encoding flagellar biosynthesis protein FliQ; translated protein: MGVNLDLGQAVDLVRHALILMLLVSAPMLVIGMVVGIVVSLFQAVTQIQEQTLTFIPKIVSMVAAAIILMPWMTNRLLEYTASMFLTGEVP
- the fliN gene encoding flagellar motor switch protein FliN — its product is MAETDPTSPGAAPEPTNAVDADLAAALAGAVDPSADQQSIDDLLQSASFEDPSAVEGASVPADVNEYKLPNFSQVVTDAQVSSIDLLRDVELNVKIELGRSQMLVEDVLKLAEGSVVELDKLAGDPVDVFVNDRLIARGEVLVLNDNFCVRVNEIVAGAKEEGL